The window GGGGATTCAGCTGTACCTGAAAGATGAAAGCACCCACCCGACCGGCAGCCTGAAGCACCGGCTGGCGCGCTCGCTGTTTCTCTACGGGCTGTGCAACGGCTGGATCACAGAGGGCACTACCATTATAGAATCCTCTTCGGGATCGACAGCGGTTTCCGAAGCTTATTTTGCCCGCCTGCTGGGGCTGCCGTTTATTGCCGTCATGCCAGCCTGCACGGCAAAACGGAAGATCGAGCAGATTGAATTTTACGGGGGCCGCTGCCATTTCGTCGAAAGCGCCTGTGAGATTTATGCCGCCTCGGAGCAGCTGGCGCGCGAACTGAACGGTCACTATATGGACCAATTCACCTATGCCGAACGCGCGACCGACTGGCGCGGCAATAATAATATCGCCGACAGCATATTCCGTCAGATGCAGTGCGAGCCGAACCCGGTCCCCGCCCATATCGTGATGAGCGCAGGCACAGGCGGTACGTCCGCCACCATCGGGCGCTATATTCGCTGTCAGGGCCACGCGACCCGCCTGCTGGTGGTGGACCCGGAAAACTCGGTATTTCTGCCCTACTGGCAGAGCCGTGACGCCCCCCTTCGCAGCCCGACCGGCAGTAAAATCGAAGGAATTGGCCGCCCGCGCGTGGAGCCCTCTTTTATTCCCGACGTCGTTGATGAGATGCTGCGGGTGCCCGACGCCGCCAGCGTGGCGACGGCGCACTGGCTGGAAACGCAGCTGGGACGCAAAGTTGGCGCTTCTACGGGGACCAACGTGTGGGGGATGCTGCAACTCGCCGCCAGAATGCGCGATGCCGGAGAGACGGGTTCGCTGGTAACGCTGTTATGCGACAGCGGCGATCGCTATCTCGAAACGTACTACAACACGCAGTGGGTGGAGGCGAATATTGGCGATTTAACGCCGTGGCAGGCGGAACTGGCGCGACTGCTGAATCGCTGATAAAAAAAACGGACACCTGATGATGCCCGTTGCCGGAAGGGATCTCTCATTCGGGGGAATAAGGAAGATGCGGATTGTCCAGCCAATGAGTCAAAAAGTGTGATACCGCCTGGTTGCGGCAATGACCGATTACCGGCAGGTGGGGCAGTTCGGCAATCAGCTGCGGCATGGCGTTGCCCATAATCAGGCCGCGCCCGACGCTGCCCAGCATTTCCCGATCGTTCATCGCATCGCCAAACGCCATACATTCAGCCATCGACAGTCCCAGATGCTGGCTTAACACCGCCAGCGCGGAACCTTTATTGCAGCCCACCGGCAGCACTTCCAGGCAGTTAACGGCAGAAAAGCACAGGTGCGCCTGCGCGCCCAACGCCTCTTCTAACTGCGCCTTCAGCCTGATCAGATCGTCATGATCGCCGCAGAAACAAATCTTCGTGACCCGATCCGTCGGAATACGTTTGACATCGACGACCTGGTAGCGAAAGCCGCTGTAAACATGCGCCTTAAGCAGCTCAGGAATATCCTGCCCGGTGAACCAGCCGTTATCATTAAAAATATGCATGCTCGCCGCGGTATCCCAGTTCTGGTGCAGAACCCTTTCCGCAACCGTCGGGTCCAGATCCTGGCGATGCAGCACCTCCCCTTCCAGCGAGTGAATACGCGTGCCGTTGCCGGTAATTAAAAACGCATCCAGCGAAAAGGAGCCGAGAAGATGGCGCATTTCCAGCACGTGACGCCCGGTGGCGAATGCCAGCGTGATGTCGCGCTCGCGCAGGCGGGCCAGGGTGGACAGCGTTTCCTCACCCATCAGGTGATTGGGCATAAGCAGGGTGCCATCCATATCGAATGCGGCCAGACGCGCCATCTCTTTCTCCACTCTGTGACCAGGGTAACTTGTGGAGGATTATCAACTGAGATATACGGAAGTAATAGTGAATAGATAAACTAAATTGTTCCGGGTTTTTATGCGACTCCTTAACCGTCTCAATCAATACCAGCGGCTGTGGCAACCTTCCGCTGGCGAACCGCAAAGCGTTACCGTGAGCAAACTGGCGGAGCGCTGCTTTTGCAGCGAGCGCCATATCCGCACGCTGCTGCGCCAGGCGCAGGAGGCGGGATGGCTGGTCTGGCAGGCGCAGTCCGGACGCGGCAAGCGCGGGCTGCTGCGTTTTCTGGTGACGCCGGAATCGCTGCGCACCCTGATGATGGAACAGGCGCTGGAGAAGGGCCAGCAGCTCAGCGTGCTGGAACTGGCGCAGCTGGCGCCCGGCGAGCTTCGCGCCATACTCCAGCCGTTTATGGGCGGACAATGGCAAAACGATACGCCGACGCTGCGTATCCCTTACTATCGCCCGCTCGATCCGCTACAGCCGGGTTTTCTTCCCGGGCGCGCCGAGCAACATCTTGCAGGGCAAATTTATTCCGGCCTGACCCGCTTTGACAGCGAAACCCAGTCTCCCTGCGGCGATCTGGCGCACCACTGGGACATCTCTGACGATGGCTTACGCTGGGACTTCTATATTCGTTCCACTCTCTACTGGCATAACGGCGACCGGGTGGAAACCGCGCAACTTCACCAACGGCTGCTGATGCTGCTTGCGCTCCCGGCGCTGAACCGGTTGTTTATCAGCGTGAAGGCGATTGAGATTACCCATCCTCAGTGCCTGACGTTTATTCTGCATCATCCGGACTTCTGGCTGGCGCATCGTCTGGCAAGCTACTGTAGCCATCTGGCGCACCCGCAACAGCCGGAGATCGGGACGGGGCCGTTTCGCCTGACGCTGTTTACCCCTGAACTGGTACGTCTCGAAAGCCACGATCGCTATCACCTCAGCCACCCGCTGCTCAAAGCCATTGAGTACTGGATCACGCCGCAGCTTTTTATGCAGGATCTGGGCACCAGCTGTCGGCATCCGGTACAAATCACCATTGGCAAACCGGAAGAGCTGGCGACAGTCAGCCCGGTGAGTAGCGGCATCAGCCTGGGCTTTTGTTACTTAACGCTGCGGAAAAGCGCCAGGCTGAACGTGCAGCAGGCCCGTCGGCTGGTCGATATTATTCACCGCTCCTCGCTGCTGGAAACGCTGGAGGTGGGCGAAAACCTGATCACCCCCAGCAACGCGCTGCTGCCCGGCTGGTCCATTCCGCACTGGGACGGGCTGGAGAGTGTAGAACTGCCGAAAAAACTGACGCTGGTTTATCATCTGCCGGTTGAACTGCATACGATGGCGGAACGTCTGCGCCACGCGCTGGCAAGCCTGGACTGCCAGCTGACCCTGATCTTTCATCATGCCAAAAACTGGGACGGTTGCCATGCGCTGGCCGATGCGGATTTGATGATGGGCGACAGGCTGATTGGCGAAGCACCTGAATATACCCTCGAACAGTGGTTACGCTGCGATGTGCTCTGGCCGCACGTTCTCGACGCCCCGGCCTTTTCGCATTTACAGGCAACGCTGGATTCGCTGCAAATCCGTCAGGAGGAAGAGCACCGGCACGCCGCGCTACGGCAGGTTTTCGCCAGCCTGATGAATGACGCGACGCTGACGCCGCTGTTTAACTACCGCTATCGCATCAGCGCGCCGCCCGGCGTGAACGGCGTGCGGCTTAATCCTCGCGGCTGGTTTGCGTTTAGCGAAGCCTGGCTACCGCCGCCGGGTCGATGAAGAAGCTGGTCGGGGCGCATCTCAGGCGTTAACATAATGGTTTTACAGATTTACGGGATAAACCATGAAACGTGCCGTCGTAGTATTCAGTGGAGGCCAGGACTCCACCACCTGTCTGGTGCAGGCACTGCATCAATACGATGAAGTGCATTGCGTGACCTTTGATTATGGTCAGCGCCATCGCGCGGAAATCGACGTCGCGCGTGAACTGGCTCTGAAACTGGGCGCGCGGGCGCACAAGGTGCTGGACGTCACGCTGCTCAGCGAACTCGCGGTCAGCAGCCTGACGCGTGACAATATTCCGGTGCCGGACTACGAACCGGATGCAGACGGCATCCCGAATACCTTTGTTCCCGGACGCAATATCCTGTTTCTGACGCTCGCCGCCATTTACGCGTATCAGGTTAAAGCGCAGGCGGTCATCACCGGCGTCTGCGAGACCGATTTTTCCGGCTATCCGGACTGCCGCGATGAGTTTGTTAAAGCGCTGAACCATGCGGTTACCCTGGGCATGGCGAAGGAGATTCGTTTCGAAACCCCGTTAATGTGGCTCGACAAAGCAGAAACCTGGGCGCTGGCAGACTACTGGGGCGAACTGGAACGGGTGCGCGAAGAGACGCTGACCTGCTATAATGGCATCAAAGGCGACGGCTGCGGCCAGTGCGCGGCCTGCAACCTGCGCGCCAATGGCCTGAACCATTATCTTGCCGACAAACCTGCGGTAATGGCGGCGATGAAGCAGAAAACCGGGCTGCAATAATTACCCTCGTCATTGCCGGATGGCGACGCAAAGCGTCTTATCCGGCCTACAAAACGCCGCAGGCCGGATCGACGCCATCAGGCACTATTCACTCCCTCACGCCTTAACCATCTGCTCCAGCTTGTCGCGCAGTTCGCCTTCCAGCGGCTGCGCTTTCTGCGTTTTCAGATCGATGCAGACAAAGGTTATCAACGCATCGGCCACCACCTGCCCTTCCGGCTCAAGCGTGATCGCCTGGCTGAGTATCCCGCTTTTGCCATTTAACTGTTGTAGCTGGCTGGTTATTGTCAGCACATCGCTCAGCACCGCCGGACGGCGATAGTT is drawn from Citrobacter rodentium NBRC 105723 = DSM 16636 and contains these coding sequences:
- a CDS encoding PLP-dependent cysteine synthase family protein, translating into MMNSTWVKNAINEINADYHRSADTHLIRLPLPAFPGIQLYLKDESTHPTGSLKHRLARSLFLYGLCNGWITEGTTIIESSSGSTAVSEAYFARLLGLPFIAVMPACTAKRKIEQIEFYGGRCHFVESACEIYAASEQLARELNGHYMDQFTYAERATDWRGNNNIADSIFRQMQCEPNPVPAHIVMSAGTGGTSATIGRYIRCQGHATRLLVVDPENSVFLPYWQSRDAPLRSPTGSKIEGIGRPRVEPSFIPDVVDEMLRVPDAASVATAHWLETQLGRKVGASTGTNVWGMLQLAARMRDAGETGSLVTLLCDSGDRYLETYYNTQWVEANIGDLTPWQAELARLLNR
- the cof gene encoding HMP-PP phosphatase — translated: MARLAAFDMDGTLLMPNHLMGEETLSTLARLRERDITLAFATGRHVLEMRHLLGSFSLDAFLITGNGTRIHSLEGEVLHRQDLDPTVAERVLHQNWDTAASMHIFNDNGWFTGQDIPELLKAHVYSGFRYQVVDVKRIPTDRVTKICFCGDHDDLIRLKAQLEEALGAQAHLCFSAVNCLEVLPVGCNKGSALAVLSQHLGLSMAECMAFGDAMNDREMLGSVGRGLIMGNAMPQLIAELPHLPVIGHCRNQAVSHFLTHWLDNPHLPYSPE
- a CDS encoding SgrR family transcriptional regulator; this encodes MRLLNRLNQYQRLWQPSAGEPQSVTVSKLAERCFCSERHIRTLLRQAQEAGWLVWQAQSGRGKRGLLRFLVTPESLRTLMMEQALEKGQQLSVLELAQLAPGELRAILQPFMGGQWQNDTPTLRIPYYRPLDPLQPGFLPGRAEQHLAGQIYSGLTRFDSETQSPCGDLAHHWDISDDGLRWDFYIRSTLYWHNGDRVETAQLHQRLLMLLALPALNRLFISVKAIEITHPQCLTFILHHPDFWLAHRLASYCSHLAHPQQPEIGTGPFRLTLFTPELVRLESHDRYHLSHPLLKAIEYWITPQLFMQDLGTSCRHPVQITIGKPEELATVSPVSSGISLGFCYLTLRKSARLNVQQARRLVDIIHRSSLLETLEVGENLITPSNALLPGWSIPHWDGLESVELPKKLTLVYHLPVELHTMAERLRHALASLDCQLTLIFHHAKNWDGCHALADADLMMGDRLIGEAPEYTLEQWLRCDVLWPHVLDAPAFSHLQATLDSLQIRQEEEHRHAALRQVFASLMNDATLTPLFNYRYRISAPPGVNGVRLNPRGWFAFSEAWLPPPGR
- the queC gene encoding 7-cyano-7-deazaguanine synthase QueC, with the translated sequence MKRAVVVFSGGQDSTTCLVQALHQYDEVHCVTFDYGQRHRAEIDVARELALKLGARAHKVLDVTLLSELAVSSLTRDNIPVPDYEPDADGIPNTFVPGRNILFLTLAAIYAYQVKAQAVITGVCETDFSGYPDCRDEFVKALNHAVTLGMAKEIRFETPLMWLDKAETWALADYWGELERVREETLTCYNGIKGDGCGQCAACNLRANGLNHYLADKPAVMAAMKQKTGLQ
- the fadM gene encoding long-chain acyl-CoA thioesterase FadM, translating into MQTQIKVRGYHLDVYQHVNNARYLEFLEEARWDGLENSDSFQWMTAHNIAFVVVNININYRRPAVLSDVLTITSQLQQLNGKSGILSQAITLEPEGQVVADALITFVCIDLKTQKAQPLEGELRDKLEQMVKA